A stretch of Novipirellula artificiosorum DNA encodes these proteins:
- a CDS encoding RluA family pseudouridine synthase → MFRDIVVPDSAAGQRIDLFLTQASDGFSRSQITHAIQAEGATLDGRTVRPSIKLKAGQRIRFRVPEPVSDDTIGENIPLDVLYEDDGFVVVNKAAGMVVHPARGNWTGTLTSALAFRFQSLSDVGGPTRPGIVHRLDRDTSGVIVVAKTNAVHMHLSNQFADRTVEKEYFAITAGRLDRDRDIIDAPIGRHPYQRDKMAIRESHSTSKPASTFYEVIARRGRFTQVRVTPKTGRTHQIRVHLSHIGSPILCDRLYAGHAEVTAGMLTGLHDASAAQVLLQRQALHARRLTLEHPQSGKRMTFEAPLPDEIQRVIECLESLA, encoded by the coding sequence GTGTTTCGTGACATCGTCGTTCCCGACTCTGCCGCTGGCCAACGGATCGACCTGTTTTTGACACAGGCGTCGGATGGATTTAGTCGCAGCCAAATCACGCATGCGATCCAAGCGGAAGGTGCCACCTTAGATGGCCGTACCGTTCGGCCGAGTATCAAATTGAAAGCGGGCCAGCGGATTCGGTTTCGAGTGCCGGAGCCGGTTTCCGACGATACGATCGGCGAAAATATCCCGTTAGACGTTTTGTACGAAGACGATGGCTTTGTCGTCGTGAACAAGGCGGCGGGGATGGTGGTTCATCCGGCTCGAGGCAATTGGACTGGAACACTGACCAGCGCATTGGCTTTTCGTTTTCAATCGCTTTCCGATGTGGGGGGCCCAACGCGGCCAGGCATTGTTCATCGGTTGGACCGAGACACGAGCGGCGTGATCGTCGTGGCCAAGACGAATGCGGTCCATATGCACCTTTCCAACCAATTCGCTGATCGCACCGTTGAGAAAGAGTATTTTGCGATCACCGCCGGACGGCTGGACCGCGATCGTGACATCATTGATGCACCGATTGGCCGACATCCGTATCAACGCGATAAAATGGCGATTCGCGAAAGCCACAGCACCAGCAAGCCGGCGTCAACGTTTTACGAGGTGATCGCACGGCGAGGTCGGTTCACTCAGGTTCGCGTGACGCCCAAGACCGGTCGCACTCATCAAATCCGCGTCCATCTTAGCCACATTGGAAGCCCCATTTTGTGTGATCGGCTGTATGCCGGACATGCCGAGGTGACCGCTGGCATGTTGACGGGCTTGCACGATGCGTCCGCAGCACAGGTTCTTCTTCAGCGGCAAGCACTCCACGCGCGCCGCTTGACGCTCGAACATCCGCAGAGTGGTAAACGAATGACCTTCGAAGCGCCCCTACCCGACGAGATCCAACGCGTGATCGAGTGTCTCGAATCGCTAGCTTAG
- a CDS encoding YfgM family protein, whose product MKSERRHELQENILANHLGNINRAIEPYSRQIAIAVVLLAVAAIWYSLYSSKVSGRRSDATLKLIQESETQDPEALATVGTQYPGAPAASWADLYRGSALLAQGTRTLFLNRSDAETQLSDAKTAFESALSNGKDKLLKSRAHYGIARSAEAMGSIEEAIAAYEDCIKVGESEEMAKACQDRITALNDPDTTKFMAWFADQDFTPADPSLPPSLPSGSSLPDLPDLNLPDLDLGETSDEAPVGGLDMPAGSEQADVTDETAANAAEETSAAEETGAVEEASAVEETDDVEETSAAEEVSDAEETDASESRPEAETTAPDPS is encoded by the coding sequence ATGAAAAGCGAACGCCGCCACGAACTTCAAGAAAACATCCTTGCCAACCATCTTGGCAACATTAATCGGGCGATCGAGCCCTATTCGCGACAAATTGCGATTGCCGTCGTGCTGTTGGCCGTCGCGGCGATTTGGTATTCGCTGTACAGCAGCAAGGTTTCGGGGCGGCGAAGTGATGCTACATTGAAGCTGATTCAGGAGTCCGAGACACAGGATCCCGAAGCACTGGCCACCGTTGGAACCCAGTATCCCGGCGCCCCTGCCGCCTCTTGGGCCGACCTTTACCGTGGCAGCGCTTTGTTGGCTCAGGGAACCCGGACGCTGTTTCTGAATCGGTCCGATGCGGAAACTCAGCTCAGCGACGCGAAGACTGCATTCGAAAGCGCGCTCAGCAATGGCAAAGACAAGTTGCTGAAGTCGCGAGCTCACTATGGCATCGCACGATCCGCCGAAGCGATGGGAAGCATCGAGGAAGCGATTGCCGCTTATGAAGATTGCATCAAAGTCGGTGAAAGCGAAGAGATGGCGAAGGCCTGCCAAGATCGGATCACCGCCTTGAATGATCCGGACACGACGAAGTTCATGGCGTGGTTTGCCGACCAGGATTTCACGCCTGCCGACCCTTCGTTGCCACCTTCATTGCCCAGCGGATCGAGTTTGCCCGATTTGCCGGACCTCAATCTGCCGGATCTTGATCTCGGGGAAACCAGCGACGAAGCACCCGTGGGTGGCCTTGATATGCCCGCCGGTAGCGAACAGGCCGACGTAACCGACGAGACGGCGGCCAACGCCGCTGAGGAAACCAGCGCCGCTGAAGAAACCGGCGCCGTTGAGGAAGCTAGCGCCGTAGAAGAAACGGACGATGTCGAAGAAACCAGCGCCGCAGAAGAGGTTAGCGATGCTGAAGAAACCGATGCAAGTGAATCTCGCCCCGAGGCGGAAACGACGGCCCCGGATCCCTCGTGA
- a CDS encoding putative RNA methyltransferase translates to MFELRCTVRRCSERLERRDHSLTCASGHHFDQAKEGYWNLLQPQDRKSKNPGDSDTAVLARHRWLARGYASGLIESIQPWVERTTQRDAEPPPRTLDLGCGEGSFGPALFSKESAGYCGIDLSKRAIKLAARRWPAGTWVLANADRCLPTSDRSVDRVVSLFGRRPASEISRVLCPNGFCIVAVPAEDDLIELRQQVQKAGHRRSRWERVAEEMAEAGLELAEHKRWEHRAELLPDAIADALAMTYRGARHSQQNSLESMTATEVTMSADLLLLRHV, encoded by the coding sequence ATGTTCGAACTTCGCTGCACCGTTCGCCGCTGCTCGGAACGTCTTGAGCGGCGTGACCATTCGCTGACTTGCGCCTCGGGACATCATTTTGACCAGGCCAAGGAAGGGTATTGGAACTTGCTGCAACCTCAAGACCGCAAGTCGAAGAATCCTGGGGATTCCGATACCGCGGTCTTAGCCCGGCATCGCTGGCTTGCACGCGGGTACGCGTCGGGGCTGATCGAATCGATCCAGCCTTGGGTTGAGCGAACAACCCAGCGGGATGCCGAGCCCCCCCCCCGAACGCTCGATCTTGGTTGCGGCGAAGGCTCCTTTGGACCGGCACTCTTTTCGAAGGAATCCGCCGGGTATTGCGGGATCGACCTTTCCAAACGGGCCATCAAGCTTGCCGCAAGGCGTTGGCCAGCGGGAACTTGGGTCTTGGCCAATGCCGATCGATGTTTGCCCACCTCCGACCGGTCGGTCGATCGTGTGGTTTCGCTTTTTGGACGTCGTCCCGCCTCGGAAATCAGTCGGGTGCTCTGCCCCAACGGTTTTTGCATCGTTGCCGTACCCGCAGAAGATGACTTGATCGAACTCCGTCAACAGGTACAGAAAGCCGGCCATCGCCGCAGTCGTTGGGAGCGGGTTGCAGAGGAAATGGCCGAGGCTGGGTTAGAACTCGCCGAGCACAAGCGTTGGGAACACCGCGCCGAATTGCTGCCGGATGCGATTGCCGACGCACTGGCGATGACGTACCGCGGCGCTCGGCATTCCCAGCAGAATAGCCTTGAATCGATGACCGCAACGGAGGTGACGATGTCAGCCGACCTCCTCCTTTTACGGCACGTTTAG